In the Longimicrobium sp. genome, one interval contains:
- the pyrH gene encoding UMP kinase — translation MSAAGELGSVAPGVGVDGLKYRRVLLKISGEALAGDQRFGISPPVVDRITEEIKHVHDMGVALGLVIGGGNIVRGTAASAEGMDRVNADYMGMLATIINALAMQDILERKGVHTRVLTAIRLEQLAEPYVRRRAMRHLEKGRVVIFAGGTGNPYFSTDTAAVLRGIEMEADVIIKATKVDGIYSSDPKKNANAVFIPEITYLDALSRELGVMDAAGLSLCKENDIPILVLNLDKRRAVADAINGERIGTLVHSKAPALDSEPEPTPT, via the coding sequence GTGAGCGCCGCCGGCGAGCTGGGATCGGTCGCCCCCGGCGTGGGGGTGGATGGTCTGAAGTATCGCCGGGTCCTCCTCAAGATCTCCGGCGAGGCCCTCGCCGGAGATCAGAGGTTCGGGATCTCCCCCCCGGTGGTGGATCGCATCACGGAGGAGATCAAGCACGTCCACGACATGGGCGTGGCCCTCGGCCTGGTGATCGGCGGGGGGAACATCGTGCGCGGGACGGCGGCCAGCGCCGAAGGCATGGACCGCGTCAACGCGGACTACATGGGGATGCTGGCCACCATCATCAACGCCCTGGCGATGCAGGACATCCTGGAGCGCAAGGGCGTGCACACGCGCGTGCTGACGGCGATCCGCCTGGAGCAGCTCGCCGAGCCCTACGTGCGCCGCCGCGCCATGCGGCACCTGGAGAAGGGGCGCGTCGTGATCTTTGCCGGCGGCACGGGAAACCCGTACTTCTCCACCGACACCGCGGCGGTGCTGCGCGGCATCGAGATGGAGGCGGACGTCATCATCAAGGCGACCAAGGTGGACGGCATCTACTCGTCCGACCCCAAGAAGAACGCCAACGCCGTCTTCATCCCGGAGATCACCTACCTGGACGCGCTCTCGCGCGAGCTGGGGGTGATGGACGCGGCGGGGCTCTCGCTGTGCAAGGAGAACGACATCCCCATCCTGGTGCTGAACCTGGACAAGCGCCGCGCGGTGGCCGACGCCATCAACGGCGAGAGGATCGGGACCCTGGTCCACTCGAAGGCGCCGGCGCTGGACAGCGAGCCGGAACCCACACCCACCTGA
- the tsf gene encoding translation elongation factor Ts, which yields MSFTAQDVKALRDRTGAGMMECKTALTEAGGDQEKAIDLLRTRGAAKAAKRAEREATEGAVGAYIHMGGKIGVMVEVGCETDFVARNDQFQALVRDIAMHIAAAAPTSVSRDQISPEVLERERNVYREQMRESGKPEHIWDKIVDGKVEKFYAESVLLEQPFVKNPDETVGEMITRVSGITGEKIEVRRFTRYQLGEQ from the coding sequence ATGAGCTTCACTGCGCAGGACGTAAAGGCGCTCCGCGACCGTACCGGCGCGGGGATGATGGAGTGCAAGACCGCCCTCACCGAGGCCGGCGGCGACCAGGAGAAGGCGATCGACCTGCTGCGCACGCGCGGCGCGGCCAAGGCCGCCAAGCGCGCCGAGCGCGAGGCCACCGAGGGCGCGGTGGGCGCCTACATCCACATGGGCGGCAAGATCGGCGTGATGGTCGAGGTCGGCTGCGAGACGGACTTCGTGGCCCGCAACGACCAGTTCCAGGCGCTGGTGCGCGACATCGCCATGCACATCGCCGCGGCGGCGCCCACCTCCGTGTCGCGCGACCAGATCTCGCCCGAGGTGCTGGAGCGCGAGCGCAACGTGTATCGCGAGCAGATGCGCGAGAGCGGGAAGCCCGAGCACATCTGGGACAAGATCGTGGACGGCAAGGTGGAGAAGTTCTACGCGGAGAGCGTGCTCCTGGAGCAGCCCTTCGTCAAGAACCCGGACGAGACGGTGGGGGAGATGATCACCCGCGTCTCGGGGATCACCGGCGAGAAGATCGAGGTGCGCCGCTTCACCCGCTACCAGCTGGGCGAGCAGTGA